One segment of Campylobacter hominis ATCC BAA-381 DNA contains the following:
- a CDS encoding M16 family metallopeptidase: protein MKKLEISVKNVHVPLLYEYDNSLPVGLFRIVFKVSGKVAEKIKGVARVVSNMLEDGTLSLPGAKFAKFLEIKAVELSVSAGLETFVIEFNSLKEHFGFALDKFDELLCEPNFSEECLKKVKFQTISEIKSLKTEFDYVAQNALNELLYTNGALSYPLIGDEKSVEKISLENVREFFEILDLKNAFVVVCGDIDLQKFTSEISKILENLPVGKKRELPIFRPSNKKQNKILKEKSEQAFIYFGAPYDVNKDERYKANVAMNVLGSSGFGTRLMESIRVKNGLAYSAYARANLNLSHNQISGYLQTKNENYSRAIKLVKKEFANFVENGISQKELENTKKFLLGSAPLQKETMFKRLKILQNEYYSGMEFGEFERNLQKIADLKLSEINDFISAHSEISDLSFASVCGENFV from the coding sequence ATGAAAAAACTTGAAATTTCAGTAAAAAATGTGCATGTGCCGCTTCTTTATGAATATGATAACAGCTTACCTGTCGGGCTTTTTCGCATTGTTTTTAAAGTCTCAGGAAAAGTGGCTGAAAAAATAAAAGGAGTAGCAAGAGTTGTTTCAAATATGCTTGAAGACGGCACTTTAAGTTTGCCTGGAGCAAAATTTGCAAAGTTTCTTGAAATAAAAGCTGTGGAATTAAGCGTATCAGCCGGCCTTGAGACGTTTGTAATAGAGTTTAACTCTTTAAAAGAGCATTTCGGCTTTGCACTTGATAAGTTTGATGAGCTTTTGTGTGAGCCTAATTTCAGTGAAGAGTGTCTAAAAAAGGTAAAATTTCAAACGATAAGCGAGATAAAAAGTCTTAAAACTGAATTTGATTATGTAGCGCAAAATGCGTTAAATGAGCTGCTTTATACAAACGGCGCTCTTTCGTATCCTTTGATAGGAGATGAAAAAAGCGTGGAAAAAATTTCGCTTGAAAATGTACGCGAATTTTTTGAAATTTTGGATTTAAAAAATGCGTTTGTCGTTGTTTGCGGCGATATTGATTTGCAAAAATTTACTTCTGAAATTTCAAAAATTTTAGAAAATTTACCAGTTGGAAAAAAGCGTGAATTACCTATTTTTAGACCATCAAATAAAAAACAAAATAAAATTTTAAAAGAAAAAAGCGAGCAGGCGTTTATTTATTTCGGCGCGCCTTATGATGTAAATAAAGATGAACGATATAAGGCAAACGTTGCGATGAATGTTCTTGGGAGCAGCGGTTTCGGAACGCGCCTTATGGAAAGTATCCGTGTGAAAAACGGACTTGCATATTCGGCTTATGCCAGGGCAAACTTAAATCTAAGTCACAATCAAATTTCAGGATATCTGCAAACCAAAAATGAAAATTATAGTCGCGCAATAAAACTTGTAAAAAAGGAATTTGCAAATTTTGTAGAAAACGGAATAAGCCAAAAAGAGCTTGAAAATACTAAAAAATTCCTGCTTGGAAGTGCGCCGCTTCAAAAAGAGACGATGTTTAAAAGGCTTAAAATTTTGCAAAATGAATATTATTCAGGTATGGAATTCGGTGAATTTGAGCGAAATTTACAAAAAATCGCCGATTTGAAATTAAGCGAAATCAACGATTTTATAAGCGCGCACAGTGAAATTTCAGATCTCAGTTTTGCAAGCGTTTGCGGGGAAAATTTTGTATAA
- a CDS encoding dehypoxanthine futalosine cyclase, whose protein sequence is MQTDFCKKGIELRLGVNETVDLIENAPFCELGAMAFAKKRELHSDKITTFIVDRNINYTNICFVDCKFCAFCRHVNDDEAYILSFEEISKKIDELLEIGGTQILFQGGVHPKLKIDYYENLVDFIHKKYPQITIHGFSAIEIDYIAKVSHISAIEVLKRLQNKGLYSIPGAGAEILSDRVRDIIAPKKCSSGRWLEIHALAHSIGMKTTATQMFGTVETTREIVEHWEKIRDLQDKTGGFRAFILWSFQSEHTKLIKEHPEISKQSSNRYLRLVAAARLFLDNFKNIQSSWVTQGSYIGQLALKFGANDLGSTMMEENVVKAAGANFRMSQNEMVTLIKEIDEIPAKRNTNYDILEIYK, encoded by the coding sequence TTGATTTGATAGAAAATGCGCCGTTTTGTGAGCTTGGCGCTATGGCATTTGCCAAAAAAAGAGAACTCCACTCTGATAAAATCACTACTTTTATAGTAGATAGAAATATAAATTATACAAATATATGCTTTGTGGATTGCAAATTTTGCGCTTTTTGCAGACACGTAAATGATGATGAAGCTTATATTTTGAGTTTTGAAGAAATTAGTAAAAAAATCGATGAACTTTTGGAAATTGGCGGCACACAAATTCTTTTTCAAGGTGGCGTGCATCCGAAACTAAAAATTGATTATTATGAAAATTTGGTTGATTTTATACATAAAAAATATCCGCAAATAACTATTCACGGTTTTTCTGCCATTGAGATTGATTATATCGCAAAAGTTAGTCATATTTCGGCTATTGAAGTTTTAAAAAGGCTTCAAAACAAAGGACTTTACAGTATTCCAGGAGCCGGAGCGGAGATTTTGAGCGATAGAGTTCGAGATATTATCGCACCTAAAAAATGTTCAAGCGGACGTTGGCTTGAAATACATGCTCTAGCACATTCAATAGGTATGAAAACTACAGCTACGCAGATGTTCGGCACTGTCGAAACTACGCGTGAAATTGTGGAGCATTGGGAAAAAATCAGAGATTTACAGGATAAAACGGGCGGGTTTCGCGCATTTATTTTATGGAGCTTCCAAAGCGAGCATACAAAACTTATAAAAGAGCACCCGGAAATTTCAAAACAAAGTTCAAATCGTTATTTAAGACTGGTTGCGGCTGCGAGACTTTTTTTAGATAATTTTAAAAATATTCAAAGTTCTTGGGTCACACAAGGCTCATATATAGGGCAGTTGGCTTTAAAATTCGGTGCAAACGATCTTGGCTCCACCATGATGGAAGAAAACGTCGTAAAAGCGGCCGGAGCAAATTTCAGAATGAGTCAAAACGAAATGGTAACTCTTATAAAAGAAATAGACGAAATTCCTGCCAAACGCAATACAAATTATGATATATTGGAAATCTACAAATGA